Proteins encoded together in one Vicinamibacterales bacterium window:
- a CDS encoding alkaline phosphatase family protein, translated as MRSRFISVITGSILGSAVGLSVSAAVLFSQGTPQPVRAVTDPGVITTRQGITPAGVQSVFDGRVFGLTFGATDDEVWVLTRANSGGADLFRLDWMQNRVRQQAKLAGAPALQGLVFDPARQSPLVGITVPPRAVNNREGGAVQLWRGEGAAFVPLAADLGRHLGGAPALARTDSGGRAVVPLVFDNALAVVDADTGRVSGIVKTGGVAPFGAVVSRDGRTAWVSNWGGRWPKDGDITAPTGLAPTADRVVVDERGIASTGSLTRVDLDRLAVTDTLAVGLHPTAMVWDEPRHRLFVANANSDSLSVVDTSAQRVVSTIPLEPFGLKQKGVAPTALALAPDGATLFVALGGLNAVAIVDTKTQAIRGLIPTAWYPNHLALSRDGSKLGIATLLGVGSGSQGDPKRRYVHSNRGTVSVVAVPDAAQLDSYTTAVAENNHIATARQEMAPRGTAVPAPLAVPRRAGDPSLIEHVVYIIKENRTYDQLFGDLPKGNGEPAFVMFGADVTPNQRKLADEFVLLDNFYATGGNSGDGHQWVTQANETSYTLWPGYVGRSYPFDGTDPLAYANTGFLWDLARARGKTVKVYGEYAGRLPEGRDNQRGTLLERWKAGADFSGEWNVTAPIAPLNQVLAKNYPPYSQAIPDVVRAQIFLKDVAEWTKRGTMPNLVVLQLPADHTRGASPGTSSPKAMVADNDLALGQIVEALSRTSFWPKMAIFVVEDDAQNGVDHVDGHRTVALAISPYIRRGAVDSTFYANQSMVKTIELMLGLPTMSLFDMIATDMRASFTPTPNVRPYSTVQPKQSIFEQNPPLTAMRGPLREAALSTMKMRFDVPDAAPTDRLNRIVWGLVKGWNEPYPVVRKAVFSPFAVDVEDDDREPRKQ; from the coding sequence ATGCGATCGCGGTTTATCAGCGTCATCACCGGAAGCATCCTCGGCAGCGCCGTGGGGCTCTCCGTGTCGGCCGCCGTCCTGTTCTCGCAGGGCACCCCGCAGCCGGTGCGGGCGGTCACTGACCCGGGCGTCATCACCACCCGCCAGGGCATCACGCCAGCGGGTGTGCAGAGCGTGTTCGACGGGCGTGTGTTCGGCCTCACCTTTGGCGCCACCGACGACGAGGTCTGGGTGCTCACGCGCGCGAACAGTGGCGGCGCCGACCTGTTTCGTCTGGACTGGATGCAGAATCGGGTTCGCCAACAGGCCAAACTGGCGGGCGCGCCGGCCTTGCAGGGTCTCGTGTTCGACCCGGCCCGCCAGAGTCCGTTGGTTGGAATCACGGTGCCTCCCAGGGCCGTCAACAACCGCGAGGGCGGCGCGGTGCAACTGTGGCGCGGCGAGGGCGCGGCGTTCGTGCCGCTGGCGGCCGACCTTGGCCGCCACCTTGGCGGCGCGCCGGCGCTGGCGCGTACCGACAGCGGCGGGCGGGCGGTGGTGCCGCTCGTGTTCGATAACGCGCTGGCCGTCGTCGACGCCGACACCGGCCGGGTGTCGGGCATCGTCAAGACCGGCGGCGTGGCGCCATTCGGCGCTGTCGTCAGCCGGGACGGGCGCACCGCCTGGGTGAGCAACTGGGGCGGCCGTTGGCCGAAGGACGGGGACATCACGGCGCCAACCGGACTGGCTCCCACTGCCGACCGCGTCGTTGTCGACGAGCGCGGCATCGCGTCAACAGGCAGCCTGACCCGTGTCGATCTCGATCGCCTGGCGGTGACGGACACGCTCGCGGTGGGACTGCATCCCACCGCGATGGTCTGGGACGAGCCGCGGCATCGACTCTTCGTGGCCAACGCCAACTCCGACTCGCTGTCGGTCGTCGACACCAGCGCCCAGCGGGTGGTGTCGACGATTCCCCTCGAGCCCTTTGGTTTGAAGCAGAAGGGCGTGGCGCCCACGGCGCTGGCCCTGGCTCCCGATGGCGCGACGCTCTTCGTCGCTCTGGGCGGCCTTAACGCCGTGGCGATTGTCGACACCAAGACGCAGGCCATTCGCGGGCTCATTCCCACGGCGTGGTATCCGAACCACCTGGCGCTCAGCCGCGATGGCTCCAAGCTCGGCATCGCGACGCTGCTTGGCGTCGGTTCAGGTTCGCAAGGCGATCCGAAGCGCCGCTACGTTCACTCGAACCGCGGCACCGTCAGTGTGGTGGCGGTTCCAGACGCGGCGCAGCTCGACAGCTATACGACGGCGGTGGCCGAGAACAATCACATTGCCACGGCCCGTCAGGAGATGGCGCCACGCGGTACGGCCGTCCCCGCGCCGCTGGCCGTGCCGCGACGTGCGGGCGACCCGTCACTGATCGAGCACGTCGTCTACATCATCAAGGAAAACCGGACCTACGATCAGCTCTTCGGCGACTTGCCGAAGGGGAACGGCGAGCCGGCCTTCGTGATGTTCGGCGCGGATGTTACGCCGAACCAACGCAAGCTGGCCGACGAGTTCGTGCTACTCGATAACTTCTACGCCACCGGCGGGAACTCCGGTGATGGTCATCAGTGGGTGACCCAGGCAAACGAGACGAGCTATACGCTCTGGCCCGGCTACGTTGGGCGGAGCTATCCCTTCGACGGCACTGATCCGCTTGCGTACGCCAACACCGGCTTCCTGTGGGACCTCGCGCGCGCGCGCGGCAAGACCGTAAAGGTGTACGGCGAGTACGCCGGCCGCCTGCCGGAGGGCAGGGACAACCAGCGGGGAACACTGCTCGAGCGCTGGAAGGCGGGGGCCGACTTCAGTGGCGAATGGAACGTGACGGCGCCGATCGCCCCACTCAATCAGGTTCTCGCGAAGAACTACCCGCCCTACTCGCAGGCCATTCCCGACGTCGTGCGTGCGCAAATCTTCCTGAAGGACGTCGCCGAATGGACGAAGCGCGGCACCATGCCCAACCTGGTGGTCCTGCAACTGCCGGCCGATCACACTCGTGGGGCGAGTCCCGGAACGTCGTCACCGAAGGCGATGGTCGCCGACAACGACCTGGCGCTCGGCCAGATCGTCGAGGCGCTGTCGCGTACCTCGTTCTGGCCCAAGATGGCCATTTTCGTGGTTGAGGACGATGCGCAGAACGGCGTCGATCACGTGGACGGCCACCGGACCGTGGCGCTGGCGATCTCGCCGTATATCCGCCGTGGCGCCGTCGACTCCACGTTCTATGCGAACCAGAGCATGGTGAAGACGATCGAGCTGATGCTCGGATTGCCCACCATGTCGCTCTTCGACATGATCGCCACCGATATGCGCGCCAGCTTCACCCCCACACCGAATGTGCGGCCGTACTCCACCGTGCAGCCCAAGCAGTCCATCTTCGAACAGAATCCGCCCCTCACCGCGATGCGGGGTCCGCTGCGCGAGGCCGCCCTGTCGACCATGAAGATGCGCTTCGACGTGCCTGACGCGGCGCCGACCGATCGGTTGAACCGCATCGTGTGGGGGCTCGTGAAGGGGTGGAATGAGCCGTATCCCGTTGTCCGCAAGGCGGTGTTCTCGCCCTTTGCGGTTGACGTCGAAGACGACGACCGGGAGCCGCGGAAGCAGTAG